From a single Chitinophagaceae bacterium genomic region:
- a CDS encoding RidA family protein has translation MSKKYTTEKAPKAVGLYPHARQVGDFLFLSGIGPREAGTNNIPGLELDESGNIIKYDIEAECHSVFKNIKTILEESGADWNSLVDVTVFLTNMKDDFKTFNKVYAEYFKDNQPCRTTVEVNALPTPIAIELKCIAYLGKK, from the coding sequence ATGTCAAAAAAATACACGACTGAAAAAGCGCCCAAAGCAGTTGGTTTATATCCTCACGCAAGACAGGTTGGAGATTTTCTGTTTTTAAGCGGGATTGGTCCCAGAGAAGCAGGAACAAATAATATTCCCGGGCTGGAATTGGATGAATCGGGTAATATTATCAAATATGATATTGAAGCAGAATGCCACTCCGTTTTTAAAAATATTAAAACCATATTGGAGGAATCCGGAGCTGACTGGAATAGTTTAGTTGACGTTACTGTTTTTCTTACTAATATGAAAGACGACTTTAAAACTTTTAATAAAGTCTATGCAGAATATTTCAAAGATAATCAGCCATGCAGGACAACTGTTGAAGTGAACGCTTTACCGACTCCAATCGCTATAGAACTGAAATGTATAGCTTATCTGGGAAAAAAGTGA
- a CDS encoding phosphoribosylglycinamide formyltransferase: MITIKKQKITIFASGEGTNANVLFKYFSNHPKIIINLLICNNSGANVIRKAEAAGIPFEIINKKDIEQDKLTETLARYNTDWIVLAGFMLKIPLNVINRFRKKIINIHPSLLPAYGGKGMYGNHVHKAVLENLEIETGISIHLVDEEYDTGRILFQKKIKIEKDETVDSLSSKVKSAEHLYYPEIVENHILKNS, translated from the coding sequence ATGATAACAATTAAGAAGCAAAAAATAACAATTTTTGCATCCGGTGAAGGTACTAATGCAAATGTTTTGTTTAAATACTTTTCTAATCATCCGAAAATTATAATTAACCTGCTTATTTGTAATAATTCAGGAGCGAATGTGATTAGGAAAGCAGAAGCAGCCGGTATACCTTTTGAAATTATCAATAAGAAAGACATAGAGCAGGATAAGTTAACAGAGACTTTAGCCAGGTATAATACAGATTGGATAGTATTAGCAGGCTTTATGTTAAAAATTCCGCTTAATGTGATAAATCGATTCCGAAAAAAAATCATAAATATACACCCGTCATTATTACCGGCATACGGAGGCAAAGGCATGTATGGAAATCATGTTCACAAAGCAGTTTTGGAAAATTTGGAAATAGAAACCGGAATTAGTATCCATCTTGTAGATGAAGAATATGATACGGGCAGAATTTTATTTCAAAAAAAGATAAAAATTGAAAAGGATGAAACGGTAGATTCCTTGAGCAGCAAGGTTAAAAGTGCTGAACATCTATACTATCCTGAAATAGTAGAAAACCACATTTTAAAAAACAGCTAA